A single genomic interval of Lactococcus sp. S-13 harbors:
- a CDS encoding DUF4044 domain-containing protein, with protein MAYKKPQKSTFQKVTLVVVIVMVILTLFSVLASVLPIL; from the coding sequence ATGGCATATAAAAAACCACAAAAAAGTACTTTTCAAAAAGTGACCTTAGTGGTCGTAATCGTTATGGTTATTTTGACACTTTTTTCTGTACTTGCATCAGTACTTCCAATTTTGTAA
- the ftsZ gene encoding cell division protein FtsZ yields MEFSFDTDLTTGAVIKVIGVGGGGGNAINRMIEEGVSGVEFIAANTDVQALRSSKADTVIQLGPKLTRGLGAGAQPEVGKRAAEESAETVSQALEGSDMIFITAGMGGGTGTGAAPVIAQIAKEIGALTVGVVTRPFGFEGSKRSYFATEGIEALRANVDTLLIISNNNLLEIVDKKTPLTEALREADNVLRQGVQGVTDLITNPGMINLDFADVKTVMENKGDALMGIGVATGEERVIEATRKAIYSPLLETTIEGAENVLLNVTGGMDMSLIEAQDASEIVIQAAGNDVNIMLGTAIDPNLKDEIRVTVVATGVAKETADEALGFQAETRRQPNLTHNANMQHTPASRPVQQQAAPQNQQQGNSAFGDWDIRRDASPRQSVNNTRDTSSVTSFGGIPTSDEDLDTPPFLRK; encoded by the coding sequence ATGGAATTTTCATTTGATACAGACTTAACAACGGGTGCTGTTATTAAAGTTATCGGTGTCGGCGGTGGCGGTGGTAACGCGATTAACCGCATGATTGAAGAAGGTGTTTCAGGCGTTGAATTTATCGCTGCCAACACAGATGTGCAAGCCTTGCGCAGCTCAAAAGCAGACACAGTAATCCAGCTTGGGCCAAAATTAACACGCGGCCTAGGTGCTGGTGCTCAACCTGAAGTTGGTAAACGTGCAGCCGAAGAATCAGCTGAAACAGTATCACAAGCACTTGAAGGCTCAGACATGATTTTCATCACAGCTGGTATGGGTGGCGGAACTGGTACAGGTGCTGCACCAGTCATTGCTCAAATCGCTAAAGAAATTGGTGCTTTGACTGTTGGTGTTGTCACTCGTCCATTTGGTTTTGAAGGTTCAAAACGTTCATACTTTGCGACAGAAGGTATCGAAGCGCTGCGTGCAAACGTTGATACCTTGTTGATTATCTCAAACAATAACTTGCTTGAGATTGTTGACAAGAAAACACCATTGACAGAAGCTTTACGCGAAGCGGATAATGTTTTGCGTCAAGGTGTTCAAGGGGTTACAGACTTGATTACCAACCCTGGTATGATTAACTTGGACTTCGCCGATGTGAAAACTGTAATGGAAAACAAAGGTGATGCTCTTATGGGTATCGGTGTTGCTACTGGTGAAGAACGTGTCATCGAAGCAACACGCAAAGCGATTTACTCACCACTTTTGGAAACAACCATTGAAGGTGCTGAAAATGTCCTCTTGAACGTTACAGGTGGCATGGACATGAGCTTGATTGAAGCACAAGATGCTTCTGAAATCGTGATTCAAGCGGCTGGTAACGATGTCAACATTATGTTGGGTACAGCAATTGATCCAAACTTGAAAGACGAAATTCGTGTTACAGTTGTTGCAACAGGTGTAGCGAAAGAAACAGCTGATGAAGCCCTTGGTTTCCAAGCAGAAACACGTCGTCAACCTAACTTGACACACAATGCCAATATGCAACACACTCCAGCGAGCCGCCCAGTTCAACAACAAGCTGCTCCACAAAATCAACAACAAGGAAATTCTGCATTTGGAGATTGGGATATCCGTCGTGATGCTTCACCACGTCAAAGCGTAAATAACACACGTGATACGTCATCAGTAACAAGTTTTGGAGGCATTCCTACTTCTGATGAAGATCTTGATACCCCACCATTCCTCCGTAAATAA
- the ileS gene encoding isoleucine--tRNA ligase, with product MKIKDTLNLGKTAFPMRAGLPNKEPNWQKDWADSSLYEQRQALNESKPSFMLHDGPPYANGNIHIGHSLNKISKDIIVRYKSMAGFRAPYVPGWDTHGLPIEQQLAKAGMKRKEMDLLDYLEECRKYAMKQVEMQRTDFKSLGVLADWDRPYLTLLPEYEAAQIRVFGKMAEKGYIYKGAKPIYWSPSSESSLAEAEIEYQDVKSPSLYVAFKANDVQGKIPADTEFIIWTTTAWTFPSNRGIFVHPDYDYIVVEVENRKFLIAKDLLETVSEKIGWENPQVLQTIKGSELEYMTAKHPFYDRDSLVMNADYVSLDSGTGLVHTSPNHGEDDYQYSRKYKLPVIEDIDSQGYFTAEAEGFEGKFYDDVEELVLEKMRATDRLLHVEHFIHSYPHDWRTKKPVIFRATPQWFASIDDFRQNILDEVEKVDWVIPWGKTRLFNMVRDRGDWVISRQRAWGVPLPIFYGENGEPIITPETTEHVAQLFAKHGSKVWFEREAKDLLPEGFTHPASPNGEFTKEKDIMDVWFDSGSSWNGVLNERDYLSYPADLYLEGSDQYRGWFNSSITTSVAVNGIAPYKAVLSQGFVLDGKGRKMSKSIGNTILPKDVTKKLGADILRLWVASIDTESDVRVSMDILSQVSEVYRKIRNTLRFLIANTSDFNPNIDAIDFAELRAVDKYMLTKFNELVKQIRAAYDSYSFMSVYKAIINFITNDLSAFYLDFAKDVVYIESANSKARRSMQTVMYVILKDLVKLLVPILPHTAEETWTYLEHEPEEYAYLAEMPEAAELLGAEELLNSWKAFLDFRDKVLKALENAREAKLIGKSLEATVTVYPNEVVRTLLTAIDENVAQLLIVSNFVVADAPVNIAPETAMIFDDVAILVEHAAGEVCDRCRRTDVTVGQHSNEHLHALCEHCAQIITDEFPEILEQGFED from the coding sequence ATGAAAATTAAAGATACACTAAATCTTGGTAAAACAGCATTTCCAATGCGCGCAGGTTTGCCAAACAAAGAGCCAAACTGGCAAAAAGATTGGGCAGATAGCTCACTTTACGAACAACGTCAAGCATTGAATGAAAGCAAGCCATCATTCATGTTGCATGATGGCCCACCGTATGCCAACGGAAATATTCATATCGGTCACTCTTTGAATAAAATTTCTAAAGACATCATCGTTCGTTACAAATCAATGGCTGGTTTTAGAGCACCTTACGTTCCTGGTTGGGACACACACGGTTTGCCAATCGAGCAACAATTGGCGAAAGCGGGCATGAAACGCAAAGAAATGGATTTGCTTGACTATCTGGAAGAATGCCGCAAATATGCCATGAAACAAGTTGAAATGCAACGGACAGACTTCAAATCACTCGGAGTTTTGGCTGATTGGGATCGCCCCTATCTGACACTTTTGCCAGAATATGAAGCTGCGCAAATCCGTGTCTTTGGTAAAATGGCTGAAAAAGGCTATATCTACAAGGGTGCAAAACCGATCTATTGGAGCCCATCATCAGAAAGTTCGCTTGCCGAAGCCGAAATTGAGTATCAAGATGTGAAATCTCCTTCCCTTTATGTTGCCTTTAAAGCGAACGATGTTCAAGGAAAAATTCCAGCAGACACAGAGTTTATCATCTGGACAACAACTGCGTGGACTTTCCCATCAAACCGTGGAATTTTTGTACACCCAGACTACGACTACATCGTGGTGGAAGTAGAAAACCGTAAATTCTTGATTGCCAAAGATTTACTGGAAACAGTATCTGAAAAAATTGGTTGGGAAAACCCACAAGTTTTGCAAACCATTAAAGGTTCAGAACTGGAATATATGACCGCTAAACATCCTTTCTACGACCGTGATTCCTTGGTCATGAATGCTGATTATGTCAGCCTGGACTCAGGAACTGGTTTAGTTCACACTTCGCCAAACCACGGGGAAGATGACTATCAATACAGCCGTAAATACAAACTGCCAGTCATCGAAGATATTGACAGCCAAGGCTATTTTACAGCTGAAGCTGAGGGCTTTGAAGGAAAATTCTACGATGATGTGGAAGAATTGGTCTTGGAAAAAATGAGAGCCACAGATCGCTTGCTTCATGTGGAACATTTTATCCACAGCTACCCACACGACTGGCGTACAAAAAAACCAGTAATTTTCCGTGCCACTCCACAGTGGTTCGCTTCAATCGACGATTTCCGCCAAAACATTTTGGATGAAGTGGAAAAAGTGGACTGGGTTATTCCATGGGGTAAAACACGTCTGTTCAACATGGTGCGTGACCGTGGCGACTGGGTCATCTCTCGCCAACGCGCATGGGGTGTGCCTTTGCCAATCTTCTATGGTGAAAACGGTGAGCCAATCATCACACCAGAAACAACCGAACACGTGGCACAGCTTTTCGCCAAACATGGCTCAAAAGTCTGGTTTGAACGTGAAGCAAAAGACCTCTTGCCAGAAGGATTCACTCACCCCGCTTCTCCAAATGGTGAATTTACTAAAGAAAAAGACATCATGGACGTTTGGTTTGACTCAGGTTCATCTTGGAACGGTGTCCTCAACGAGCGTGATTACCTCAGCTATCCTGCTGACCTTTATCTCGAAGGATCTGACCAATATCGTGGTTGGTTCAATAGCTCAATCACAACTTCTGTTGCGGTAAATGGCATTGCACCATATAAAGCAGTTCTTTCACAAGGCTTTGTGTTAGATGGAAAAGGACGGAAAATGTCTAAATCTATCGGAAATACAATTCTGCCAAAAGATGTCACTAAAAAATTAGGTGCTGACATTTTACGACTTTGGGTAGCATCAATCGACACAGAATCAGACGTACGTGTTTCTATGGACATCCTCAGTCAAGTTTCTGAAGTTTACCGCAAGATCCGTAATACCTTGCGTTTCTTGATTGCGAACACTTCTGATTTCAATCCAAACATTGATGCGATTGACTTTGCTGAACTTCGTGCTGTGGATAAATATATGCTGACTAAATTCAATGAGTTAGTAAAACAAATCCGTGCGGCATATGATAGCTACAGCTTTATGAGCGTTTATAAAGCAATCATTAATTTCATCACTAATGATTTATCAGCATTTTATCTTGACTTTGCCAAAGATGTTGTTTATATCGAATCAGCAAATTCAAAAGCTCGTCGTTCAATGCAAACTGTAATGTATGTAATTTTGAAAGATTTGGTTAAATTGCTCGTTCCAATCTTACCTCACACTGCCGAAGAAACATGGACTTACTTGGAACATGAACCAGAAGAATATGCATATCTTGCAGAAATGCCAGAAGCAGCAGAACTCCTAGGAGCTGAGGAATTATTGAACAGCTGGAAAGCTTTCCTTGATTTCCGCGATAAAGTCTTAAAAGCTTTGGAAAATGCTCGTGAAGCAAAACTTATTGGTAAATCTTTGGAGGCAACAGTAACTGTTTATCCTAACGAGGTTGTCCGTACTTTGCTGACTGCAATTGATGAAAATGTTGCTCAACTTTTGATTGTTTCAAATTTTGTTGTTGCGGATGCTCCAGTTAATATTGCACCAGAAACAGCTATGATTTTTGATGATGTTGCAATTCTTGTTGAACACGCAGCAGGAGAAGTTTGTGATCGTTGCCGTCGCACAGATGTAACTGTTGGTCAACATTCTAACGAACATCTTCATGCGCTTTGTGAACATTGTGCACAAATCATTACCGATGAATTTCCAGAAATTTTAGAACAAGGTTTTGAAGATTAA
- a CDS encoding YggS family pyridoxal phosphate-dependent enzyme, producing MTIKENVDKILSNVDAAKAASSYSNQSVSVIAVTKYVKAELAREVLENGISHLAENRTELFLEKYEALKDYKVTWHLIGNLQRRKVKSVINFVDYFHALDSMKLAQEISKRAEHQIKCFVEVNISGEESKHGFSVNELLGILPELSKLENIEIVGLMTMAPFDATEDECNDIFGRMKKLQVEISEMNLPQIPCTELSMGMSRDYEAAIKNGASFVRIGTEFFKNL from the coding sequence ATGACGATTAAAGAAAATGTTGATAAAATATTGAGTAACGTAGATGCGGCAAAAGCTGCGTCTTCTTATTCTAATCAGTCAGTTTCAGTCATTGCGGTTACTAAGTATGTCAAAGCCGAGCTAGCTCGTGAAGTTTTAGAAAATGGAATTTCACACCTCGCTGAAAATCGAACAGAGCTCTTTCTTGAAAAATATGAAGCTTTAAAAGATTATAAGGTTACTTGGCATTTGATTGGTAATTTGCAAAGACGAAAAGTCAAAAGTGTAATCAATTTTGTTGACTACTTTCATGCGCTAGACTCTATGAAGCTTGCTCAAGAAATTAGTAAACGTGCGGAGCACCAAATCAAATGTTTTGTTGAAGTTAATATTTCTGGTGAAGAAAGTAAACATGGCTTTTCAGTAAATGAACTTTTGGGCATCTTGCCTGAATTATCCAAACTAGAAAATATTGAGATTGTTGGTTTAATGACAATGGCTCCGTTTGATGCAACTGAAGACGAGTGTAATGACATTTTTGGAAGAATGAAAAAATTGCAAGTTGAAATATCTGAAATGAATCTTCCACAAATTCCTTGTACTGAATTGAGTATGGGAATGAGTCGAGATTATGAGGCTGCCATTAAAAATGGGGCAAGTTTCGTTCGGATAGGAACGGAATTTTTCAAAAACTTGTGA
- a CDS encoding cell division protein SepF: protein MAFKDLMNTLRGYLAEDDEDFDEPARPAQEPRPTVVASPKPTVEEKAGQPDYTARQEAAASRLQTQTQTQKQTQAAPQKRFAQNFSKPMPEKIVQQQTVSQNQTLAQAVSTIAIKEPRAYADIMESARIVKNGECVLVNFKFMGDAQARRSIDFMTGVVFTLDGDIQNVGGQIFLMTPANITVDAAKEMSILAGQNFESYDIY from the coding sequence ATGGCATTTAAAGATCTGATGAATACCCTACGTGGTTATTTAGCAGAGGATGATGAAGATTTTGATGAACCAGCACGCCCTGCGCAAGAACCAAGACCAACAGTCGTAGCCAGCCCTAAACCAACGGTTGAGGAAAAAGCAGGACAGCCTGATTATACGGCACGTCAGGAAGCGGCGGCTTCAAGATTACAAACTCAAACACAAACGCAAAAACAAACACAAGCAGCGCCACAAAAGCGTTTTGCTCAGAATTTCTCAAAACCTATGCCTGAAAAAATCGTACAACAACAAACCGTTTCCCAAAACCAAACTTTGGCGCAAGCGGTATCTACTATTGCAATTAAAGAACCACGGGCCTATGCAGACATCATGGAATCAGCACGTATCGTTAAAAATGGCGAATGTGTTTTGGTTAACTTTAAATTTATGGGTGACGCCCAAGCACGTCGCTCCATTGATTTTATGACGGGTGTGGTCTTTACTCTTGATGGTGATATTCAAAATGTGGGGGGACAAATTTTCTTGATGACTCCTGCAAATATTACAGTCGATGCAGCGAAAGAAATGTCTATCTTAGCTGGTCAAAATTTTGAAAGTTACGATATCTACTAA
- a CDS encoding DivIVA domain-containing protein → MTLNSLDVQNKSFNPQFRGFSKHEVDEFLDIVVRDYDEFAQTIKDQERELKSLRERVKYFDDMKDSLNKSIVVAQDAADNLREQAKGEADKMKINSEKESSEIIANAGRKSALIIEAAKKEAGFILNAASDDARKLVRDTDDLKRKMRLYHQRMTSVVENQLASMQSDDWAEIFRPTRDYAVNPEEKLQSIIEEHLESAEETLAKTQAITPLTDEDVANATEEVKETEEVSEAEAPKGQEALTDAENADETVETPVEATQDAENSLTQTSTDSQATYEEFPELTSQEPEVSNSMDNQETIDLSELKN, encoded by the coding sequence ATGACATTAAACAGTCTGGATGTTCAAAACAAGAGCTTCAATCCACAATTTCGTGGATTTAGTAAGCATGAGGTCGATGAGTTTTTGGATATTGTCGTTCGAGATTACGACGAGTTTGCTCAAACCATTAAAGATCAAGAACGTGAGTTGAAATCATTGCGCGAACGCGTGAAATACTTTGACGACATGAAAGATTCACTCAATAAATCGATCGTTGTAGCGCAAGATGCTGCTGACAATCTTCGAGAGCAAGCTAAAGGCGAAGCAGACAAGATGAAAATCAATTCTGAAAAAGAATCGAGTGAAATCATTGCAAATGCTGGAAGAAAAAGTGCGCTAATTATTGAAGCAGCGAAAAAAGAAGCTGGGTTTATTTTGAATGCTGCTTCAGATGACGCGCGTAAGTTGGTTCGTGATACAGATGATTTGAAACGTAAAATGCGTCTTTATCACCAACGGATGACTTCGGTTGTGGAAAACCAACTGGCTTCAATGCAATCGGATGATTGGGCAGAAATTTTCCGTCCAACGCGTGATTATGCAGTAAATCCAGAAGAAAAACTTCAATCAATCATTGAGGAACACTTGGAAAGTGCTGAAGAAACGTTAGCAAAAACGCAAGCAATTACGCCATTGACGGATGAAGATGTTGCTAATGCAACTGAAGAAGTCAAGGAGACCGAAGAAGTGTCAGAAGCTGAAGCACCAAAAGGGCAAGAAGCTCTGACTGATGCCGAAAATGCTGACGAAACTGTTGAAACGCCAGTTGAAGCAACACAAGACGCAGAAAATTCACTGACGCAAACATCAACGGATTCACAAGCAACTTACGAAGAGTTTCCAGAGCTGACATCCCAAGAGCCAGAAGTTTCAAACTCAATGGATAATCAAGAAACGATTGATTTGAGCGAATTGAAAAACTAA
- a CDS encoding SPJ_0845 family protein, which translates to MGLTFKKRDDFEKLMDGLGVSTVDLVSDEEHTSTKGIEKKVDPFAKFLAPEAKKDDEQATNKK; encoded by the coding sequence ATGGGACTTACTTTCAAAAAACGAGATGATTTTGAAAAACTAATGGATGGTTTAGGAGTTTCAACGGTTGATTTAGTATCCGATGAGGAGCACACTTCTACCAAAGGGATTGAAAAAAAAGTTGATCCTTTTGCTAAATTTTTAGCCCCAGAAGCTAAAAAAGATGATGAACAAGCTACTAATAAAAAGTAA
- a CDS encoding YggT family protein — protein MIITITIVNWLLRLIDAYSIVLVIYALMSWIPSLYGTWFGRFIIKISRPYLSLFENLPLSFAGLDFSILVAVIVLQFIQRFIMIVVNGILF, from the coding sequence ATGATTATAACGATTACAATAGTAAACTGGCTTCTACGTTTGATAGATGCCTATTCCATTGTCTTAGTCATTTATGCCTTGATGAGCTGGATTCCAAGTCTTTATGGGACTTGGTTCGGTCGTTTTATTATCAAAATTTCTCGTCCTTATTTAAGCCTTTTTGAAAATCTTCCTTTGAGTTTTGCTGGTTTAGATTTTTCCATTTTGGTGGCTGTGATTGTTCTACAATTTATTCAACGTTTTATCATGATTGTGGTTAATGGAATTTTGTTTTGA
- a CDS encoding YlmH family RNA-binding protein, translating to MNEENIYQHFQADERRFIDRCLEWLNRVEDSYAVISTSFLNPRELEILQTLANKRKVQLFSSQLLGEMEQAKVILAPEFYRFDAEDFDLALLEMSYASKFVQISHAQVLGTFLGQTGLKRQEVGDIIVAADKVQIFVSKHVVEIFKAIEKVGRAAVKIREISLTELNSAPNQSVSEVVLVDNLRIDKIIAVAFKVSRNIAANMLESNKIKINYLEIDKKNISVGIGDLISVRGFGRIKISKVLGLTKKGKQKVELEIIKNHKR from the coding sequence TTGAACGAAGAAAATATTTATCAGCATTTTCAGGCAGATGAACGGCGATTTATTGATCGCTGCTTAGAGTGGCTGAATCGAGTGGAAGATTCTTATGCGGTGATTAGCACTTCTTTTCTGAATCCGCGTGAGTTGGAAATTTTGCAAACTTTAGCGAATAAAAGAAAGGTTCAACTTTTCTCAAGTCAATTGTTGGGAGAGATGGAGCAAGCTAAAGTCATACTGGCACCAGAATTTTATCGTTTTGATGCAGAAGATTTTGATTTAGCACTGCTCGAAATGTCTTATGCCTCTAAGTTCGTGCAGATTTCTCATGCGCAAGTTCTAGGAACTTTTCTAGGGCAAACGGGCTTAAAACGGCAAGAAGTGGGTGATATTATTGTTGCCGCAGATAAGGTTCAAATTTTCGTCAGCAAACACGTCGTTGAAATTTTTAAAGCGATTGAAAAAGTGGGACGAGCAGCCGTCAAAATTCGAGAGATTTCACTGACGGAATTAAATTCTGCCCCAAATCAATCCGTCAGTGAAGTTGTTCTTGTGGATAACTTACGGATTGATAAAATTATTGCAGTCGCTTTCAAAGTTTCTCGCAATATTGCGGCAAATATGTTAGAATCAAATAAGATAAAAATAAATTATCTCGAAATTGATAAGAAAAATATTTCTGTTGGAATTGGCGATTTAATCAGTGTTCGTGGCTTTGGAAGAATCAAAATTTCTAAAGTTTTGGGGCTGACGAAAAAAGGAAAACAGAAGGTTGAACTCGAGATCATTAAAAATCATAAAAGATAA